The genome window TTGTCTATCATGAGAACCACTTTGAGCCTGTCCCTGAGGCTTCTGTCAAATATGATCTCGATTTCCCCGGCATTCTTCATGGTGTGATATATGGTCTTGTCCACATTCACCTTATCCATGGGGCCGTGGGGAACCATATTTCTAAGGCGTTTCATGGCCTCGCCCATCATGGCCTGGGTTAGCGGCCCTTCAGTTGAATAATCCTTGTAGCGCCTCTCTCCGGCCACCTTGACAGCTGATTTGTTACGGGAAACTCCGCCGACCCTCATACCGCCAGGATGATAGCCCGAGTGACCAACAGGAGACGTTCCGCCAGTTCCAATCCATCTGTTTCCGCCATCATGGCGTTCAGCCTGATCTTTCAGCCTTTCCTTGAAATACTCTATCAATTCGTCTGGGCTCAGCTTGGAAAGCTTTTCAGGATCAATTCCGAGTGCGTCCGCAATGTCTTTGGGATTTTTGAGCCACTCATCGAGGAGGGATTTTACAATCTCATCAAGCTCAATTCCTTTTATATCAGGAAGCTCTGCTCCTTCGAAATGACTCGCAAAAACCTGGTCATAGATATCGAAATATCTTTCGCTCTTTACAAGTACGGCCCTGGCTGTTGTGTAAAAATCATCCATGGAATTGACAAGCCCCATTCCAAGCGCTTTCTGAAGAGTCAGAAAAGCAGTCGGAGTCACAGGCACGCCGAGTTCTTTAAGTGTGTAGAAAAATTGTACGAACATATCTTATGCCTTTTATCAGGCTGAAATTAGAATTTGCGTCTTGAAACAGCCGCAGTAACCCTCGTATAATCAGGACTCTTCTTGAAAAGAATTCCAAGAAAAGGAACTTCACCTTTAACAAGATCCTTTGCCTTGAAATCAGGATCAGCACTGAGAGCTCTTATCCAGTTAATAAGCTCGCGCGTAGCAGGTTTTTTTTCTATTCCGTCAAGCTCACGCAGCTTGTAAAAAGTGCTGATGGCATTCTCAGCCAGGGTCTCGTCCATCTTGGGGAAATGGACATCTATGATGTTTCTCATCATCTTTGGATCAGGAAAGGCAATATGATGGAAATTGCAGCGTCCCAAAAACGGATCTGAGAGGTCTTTCTTGGCATTCGAAGTGATTATTATGACAGGCCTGTGCTGGGCGCGGACTGTTCGGTCTGTTTCAAGAATGTCAAACTGCATCTGGTCAAGAACATCAAGCATGTCATCCTGAAAATCAGTGTCAGCCTTGTCTATCTCGTCAATCAGAAGCACGCATCTTTCATCCATGGTAAAGGACTGACCGATCTTTCCCATCCTTATATAGTTTTCTATATTGCTGACATCTTTCCCTGAGTCCCCAAAGCGGCTGTCATTGAGGCGCGTAAGGGTATCATACTGATAAAGGGCCTCGATCAGCTTCATGCTGGATTTTACATTAAGTATGATAAGGGGCATGCCAAGACTCTCGGTTATGGCATGGGCAAGCATGGTCTTGCCTGTTCCGGGCTCGCCCTTGAGAAGGAGCGGCATCTCCAGAGCCATGGATATATTGACTATTTTTGCGAGTTCTTCATCAAGAACATATTTGCTTGCGCCTGAAAATTTATTTTTAAGTGTGTGTCTTGTCATTTCTGCAATTTCCTTGGAATTGTCCTGATATTCAGATAAATACTGCCGGTAAAAAAATGAGTTGCCGGTGCTTAAGTATTAGAGCATCCTGGCGCATCCGGCTTTTTGTCCGAAGTTGCCTTAAAAAAGTTTATAACCAAATTAATCACAACCCATTGTTAGTCAAGTGCTTTTAATAAATAGGCCTGTTGACAAAAAAGCAAATCTAATGATAGCGTTCAATCTTTTTAAGTAAACTCACTTTTGCAGGAGAAAAAAAATGGCCGGATTGGGCATTCCAGAACTTTTAGTAATACTTGTTATTGTCCTTGTCGTATTCGGAGCTGGAAAGCTTCCTGAAATAGGCAAAAGCCTCGGGCAAAGCATCAAAAATTTCAAGAACGCAGCCAAGGAAGAAGATAAAGCCAAGCAGGAAGATTCGGAAGATAGCAAATAATTACAGATATTTGTCACAGCCAAAGCCAGGCCAGGAACCCCATGGCCTCGCCTGACATCCGAAATCGACCTTAATACATTGTATTCATTTTGTTTTTTTTGAGCTTATAAAAAAATAAAACCAAAAAAACTTGACAATAGAGTCCTTACAAATAGAATACGGATTTCATAAAATTAGCATGCTTGGAGTGCCTGGTGATAAAGAAGTCCCGCAAAGAAAGAGAATACGAGCTGAAAAAGGCCGAAATAATCAAGGCCGCTGAGAAAGTCTTCGCAGCCGGAGGATATCACGGAACAACAATGGCCCAGATAAGCCAGGCTTCCGAATATCCGCTCGGAACAATATACAAATTCTTTTCAGGCAAAGAACAGATCTACCATGATCTTGTTTTCACCAAAGGGCTGGAACTCGGAGATATCCTGATTGACATAACAAAGAACCGGGACATTCAGCCAAGCCTGAGACTCATGGACAGCCTCAGGGCATGTGCAAAATTCTGCCAGGGCAACCAGAATTTCATCCGTATATATGTGTCTGAAAGAAGCAATATTGATGGAGCCCTTACCCCAAGTCTGAACAAAAAAATCAACAAACTCCATGACAGACTAATAGCTCTTTTCCAGGAGCTCTTTGAAGAAGGCATAGAAAAAAAAGAATTCAAGCCATATTCAGCTCACCAGATGGCGGTCATGTTCACAGGAATAATGACCTCCATTGCCTGGTTCTGGCTTACCGAGGAAGCTGGCGAACCGGATGCGCTGGACGCCTTCATTAAAACAGTGCTCGATATATTCACCCACGGAATAAGTTCTGACAATAATTTGTAATACTATGCAATTTTAGGTTTACAGACTTAAAACTTATAAATATAAACGACTGTTGATTGTATGCAAAATAATTACTCGATGGTCTCGTAAAAAATTAAAAAAAGTCCATGCCATTTAAGGATTTTATCCGGTACCGGTGTTTTCAGATATTCAAGGAGTTCACTATCAAACGGAAATCTTTTTTTGCAACACCAAATTAGGCAATAAAACTATATATGCAGGATATAGTTTTCAAAAAAGGTTCGTCCTTTTTATTTTAATATTTTTATAATGGAACTGGCCGGGGTGATTCAACTCCGGCTCAAAGGAATCAAACTTAAGCCACTTTAAGGAGATATTCAGATGGCACAGCAGATCGCTGACCGCAGGGACCAGGACTTCGTTCTCCATGAAATGTTCGAAGCATCACAGATTTCAAAGCATGAAGACTATGCTGCTTTCAACAAAAAAACCATGGACATGACTCTTACAGCAGCAAGAGAGTTCGCAATCAAGGAAATCCTTCCCACCATGGTACCTGGTGACAAAGAAGGCGTTACACTTGAAAATGGCCAGGTAAAAGTTCCACCTTCATTCCACAAGCCTTACAAAAAATACTGCGAAGGTGAGTGGGTAGCAATGTGTGATGATCCTGAGTACGGCGGACAGGGCATGCCACACGTTCTTGCAATGGCTTGCGGTGAAATGTTCACCGGCGCAAACTGCGCATTCCTCATGTACCCAGGCCTTACACACGGTTGCGGCAACATCATCGCAAGCGTAGGTTCTGAAAAGCAGAAGGAACTCTATCTCAAGAAACTTTACACCGGCGAGTGGGGCGGCACAATGTGTCTCACCGAAGCAAACGCAGGTTCTGACGTTGGTGCTCTTGAGTCAGTAGCTACCCTCAATGCAGACGGAACATACAACATCGTTGGTAACAAGATTTTCATCTCCGGCGGTGACTCTGATATGGTTCCAAACGTAATTCATCCTGTTCTTGCTCGTATCATCGAGCCAGACGGATCAAGCGTTCCTGGTACTCCTGGTATTTCTCTCTTCATCGTTCCAAAGCTCTGGGTAAACGATGACGGTTCAATCGGTGAAGACAATGACGTAACAATCACCGGTGTTGAACACAAAATGGGTATCCATGGCAACGCTACCTGTTCAATCGCTTTCGGAAGCAAGGGCAAATGCCGCGGCTACCTCATCGGCGACAAGAACAAGGGCATGAGAACCATGTTCCTCATGATGAATGAAGCGCGTCAGGGCGTTGCTCTTCAGGGTCATGGCTTTGCTACCCATTCTTACATGAATGCGGTTAACTACGCTAAAGAGCGTAAGCAGGGTCCGGATCTTATCAAGGCAGTTCTTGAAAAGAACATCACCCCAGTGCCAATAATCCAGCATCCGGACGTTCGTCGTAACCTTCTTATGATGAAGACCTATGTTGAAGGTATGCGCTCTCTTATCTACTATCTCGGCTGGTGCTTTGACATGGTTAACACCGCAGCCAATGAAGATGACAAGGCGAAGTGGAACGGTCTTATCGAAATCATCACTCCTATCGCAAAAGCGTACTGCACCGATAAGGGCTGTGAAGTTGCAAGAACCGGTATCCAGATCTACGGTGGTTACGGTTTCATCGAAGAATATCCTCAGGCTCAGCTCCTTCGTGACTGTATCATCACAGCAATCTACGAAGGTACCAACGGCATCCAGGCTATGGACCTTCTTGGTCGTAAGCTCGGCATGAAGAAGGGCAAGCCTCTCATGGATCTTCTTGGCGAAGTAAACAAGACCATCGCTGCTGCTAAGGCTGCTGGCCTTGAAGATATGGCTGAAAAAGTTCAGAAAGCAGTTAACAAGTTTGGTGAAGTTGCAATGACCCTTGGTGGCGCTGCAATGAGCGAAAAAGTTCTTTCTGCTTTCGCTAACGCTACTCCTTTCTGTGAAGTAGCCGGTGACGTTATTATGTCATGGCTCCATCTCTGGAGAGCATCAGTTGCTCAGCCTAAGATCGAAAAAGCTTCCAAGAAAGATAAGGCATACTACGAAGGTCAGGTTATCGGCGCTCGTTTCTTCATTGAGCACATGCTTCCAACAGCAATGGGCAAAATGATCGGAACCATGGCAGTTTCTACAGCAGCTATGGATATGCCTGAAGATGCATTCATCGGCTAATCGATGAATCCATAATAAGCATTTATAAAGCTGTATCGCCTTCGGGCGGTACAGCTTTTTTTATTTCGTGGTATAAATATGGGGGAAAGACTGGTTTGAATAATTTAATTTCAAATCAAGAGTAAAGTAATCAGGAGTGCCAGCGGGTCGCAAAATCATCCGCAACTTATTTCCTGCAATATTTATATTTAAATGCTGAAATCCTTGTCAGTCAGGCCCACGTTGATCTTGAGATTCTCATAGCCGTATTCCTCCATAAATTCATTTTTCCAGTCAAGCATCGATATTTTAAGAGGAAGTCCTGTTTCGTCATCATACCACAGCTGAACTATATGAGCGTAATACCCTTTATTTTCAGGGTATACGGTCTTGATCTGATGGGCTTTTCTTCCATAAATTTCAGATACGCCTTCATATGTAAATACAGCATCTTTGTTTTTTCTGGCCCTTGCAATATCTTTTGACGCAGATGAAAGGATGTACCCAATACCAATATGAGTAATTGGATGTCTGTTGCCTTTCATTGCCACGAAGCCTGTGGGATCAAGGCTTACGGTCACAAGACCCAGAATACCCGTATTTCTTGTTGCCATCATATTGTCATTCTGGCCTTCGATATATACACAGGCTATGTCCTTGTTCGATCCGACAAATTCTTTATAGAATATGGAAAACGGTTTTTTTACTTTCAGATCAGATTTTGAAGTTATTATCTCTCCATTGACCATTTCTTTTTTATGGAATGTGCATGTGTAGTCATTAACTGTTTCAAACGAAAGCACTGCCTTGTTGAATAAATCTAAACCCTTTGCCGTTTCGTCCGCACTTGCAGAACCGACAGCAGTCAACATAGCAAAAAAAAACATGATAATCCGGCGCATTTCAATCTCCTTGATTTAAAGTTGATCTTTTTCGATTATTTTTTAGTTAGTTTATATAATGAGAGGTTTGTATTTATCAACAATCAGATCGAGTATGCCTCATGATAAGCCGTTCTTGATCCGTATTATAGAAAAGGCAGTCCATAACGCTCTCAAGGTAAAAAAAGCCATCTATTTCATTTTATTATAATGACTACATGTATAACACATATGTCATTTTTTATATTATTATTTCAAATAGTTATCATCATAAAAAATCATAAATTTAAAAAATATTCATAAATGGTTTTGTCTCAT of Desulforegula conservatrix Mb1Pa contains these proteins:
- a CDS encoding AAA family ATPase, which codes for MTRHTLKNKFSGASKYVLDEELAKIVNISMALEMPLLLKGEPGTGKTMLAHAITESLGMPLIILNVKSSMKLIEALYQYDTLTRLNDSRFGDSGKDVSNIENYIRMGKIGQSFTMDERCVLLIDEIDKADTDFQDDMLDVLDQMQFDILETDRTVRAQHRPVIIITSNAKKDLSDPFLGRCNFHHIAFPDPKMMRNIIDVHFPKMDETLAENAISTFYKLRELDGIEKKPATRELINWIRALSADPDFKAKDLVKGEVPFLGILFKKSPDYTRVTAAVSRRKF
- a CDS encoding DUF1571 domain-containing protein, whose product is MFFFAMLTAVGSASADETAKGLDLFNKAVLSFETVNDYTCTFHKKEMVNGEIITSKSDLKVKKPFSIFYKEFVGSNKDIACVYIEGQNDNMMATRNTGILGLVTVSLDPTGFVAMKGNRHPITHIGIGYILSSASKDIARARKNKDAVFTYEGVSEIYGRKAHQIKTVYPENKGYYAHIVQLWYDDETGLPLKISMLDWKNEFMEEYGYENLKINVGLTDKDFSI
- the tatA gene encoding twin-arginine translocase TatA/TatE family subunit gives rise to the protein MAGLGIPELLVILVIVLVVFGAGKLPEIGKSLGQSIKNFKNAAKEEDKAKQEDSEDSK
- a CDS encoding TetR/AcrR family transcriptional regulator, producing the protein MIKKSRKEREYELKKAEIIKAAEKVFAAGGYHGTTMAQISQASEYPLGTIYKFFSGKEQIYHDLVFTKGLELGDILIDITKNRDIQPSLRLMDSLRACAKFCQGNQNFIRIYVSERSNIDGALTPSLNKKINKLHDRLIALFQELFEEGIEKKEFKPYSAHQMAVMFTGIMTSIAWFWLTEEAGEPDALDAFIKTVLDIFTHGISSDNNL
- a CDS encoding acyl-CoA dehydrogenase; protein product: MAQQIADRRDQDFVLHEMFEASQISKHEDYAAFNKKTMDMTLTAAREFAIKEILPTMVPGDKEGVTLENGQVKVPPSFHKPYKKYCEGEWVAMCDDPEYGGQGMPHVLAMACGEMFTGANCAFLMYPGLTHGCGNIIASVGSEKQKELYLKKLYTGEWGGTMCLTEANAGSDVGALESVATLNADGTYNIVGNKIFISGGDSDMVPNVIHPVLARIIEPDGSSVPGTPGISLFIVPKLWVNDDGSIGEDNDVTITGVEHKMGIHGNATCSIAFGSKGKCRGYLIGDKNKGMRTMFLMMNEARQGVALQGHGFATHSYMNAVNYAKERKQGPDLIKAVLEKNITPVPIIQHPDVRRNLLMMKTYVEGMRSLIYYLGWCFDMVNTAANEDDKAKWNGLIEIITPIAKAYCTDKGCEVARTGIQIYGGYGFIEEYPQAQLLRDCIITAIYEGTNGIQAMDLLGRKLGMKKGKPLMDLLGEVNKTIAAAKAAGLEDMAEKVQKAVNKFGEVAMTLGGAAMSEKVLSAFANATPFCEVAGDVIMSWLHLWRASVAQPKIEKASKKDKAYYEGQVIGARFFIEHMLPTAMGKMIGTMAVSTAAMDMPEDAFIG
- a CDS encoding vWA domain-containing protein, coding for MFVQFFYTLKELGVPVTPTAFLTLQKALGMGLVNSMDDFYTTARAVLVKSERYFDIYDQVFASHFEGAELPDIKGIELDEIVKSLLDEWLKNPKDIADALGIDPEKLSKLSPDELIEYFKERLKDQAERHDGGNRWIGTGGTSPVGHSGYHPGGMRVGGVSRNKSAVKVAGERRYKDYSTEGPLTQAMMGEAMKRLRNMVPHGPMDKVNVDKTIYHTMKNAGEIEIIFDRSLRDRLKVVLMIDNGGWSMDPYVDVVQTLFDYARSQFKEIKTYFFHNTIYDKVWEDPARYKKPVALDTFSRMDPETRVIILGDASMAPYELMSPGGAIHIQDRSGKASIERLKFISDTFRHSIWLNPTSPYMWGYTHTVAVISRIFPMFELSLDGLEKAVAELMRKN